taaattcatgaatatgcacaccttatatttcataataaaCTAATCTAGATAACAAAGGTTACTTtagtaacatattattttgatcaattcaatccaaaatataagacacaataataaattaattttactgtACAAAAAACAATAGAAGAAGAACATCAAGTAGTATTTACCAAAGTTCACCCAACGATGcatataatacaattaaagtaacataaacatgtgaatatcccaaaaaaattatcaatcatATTCAAGTTGACACCACAACATGATCAATTAAACTTGAATCCACAATATGATCAATTAAAATTGAATCCacaatataattaatcaaattttaacttaAATCCACATAAATCATAATGatcaattaaactaaaaatcacgatgtgattaataaaattaaatttaatctatgATAATGATCAATCTAATTAGAACTTAGATCAATCTAACTAAAATTTAGATACACAcaattatcaattaaaattgagaTTCACATTCACATAATcatcaatttaataaaaaaaactagaattttaaaatcacaaaaGTATTAATTAAAAACGAGATTCAAAGTCAATAATTTAAACCAATTAAATAGGTAATTATCAACCAATTCCTAATTAAATAGGAATTACCAACGGTTTTGATTTATTCCAATAGAAgttgatattgaattaaaattaattaattttggataagtATAAGTTAACCCATAATCAATCATGCCAAATTTATCAAGTATATAGATTCCATTGAGAGATTAATAATCACTCTCAAGTGACTATTGGTTTCCTCAACCAATACGTCGAATGtccttagtgggatctctctagACGGGATTCAAGAAAAACCGATTGCttattgacatctaatttctaGATGGtatctttatatactagtttaattagggttctcactaaaccctaattaactaggaatttAGGGTTTTAATTACATCACATAACATGGtctaatctaataaaataatcacaAATTATTAATTCACATATACAacacatattttaattaaacgtattattatttaaatacatctaataatgttaattaaatatattattatttaaatacgtctaatcggtaaaataaacttttgatTTAATGCAATGCAAGAAGTCTTCCGTTAGTAATTAGcttaaattagaaaaagtttACTCAGATTAATAGAATTCCCAAACTCATGGTACCAAACACATTGCCTTGCTTTTcctaataaaataacaaaaataaggaAGCTCATTGTTTCCATTCCACCAATGTAGTCGAGCCACGTATACAATTGTTCCTCTTCGGATTTAGGCAGCGACGAATGAACGGCAAACGAAGGTTCGATTTAAGCGACGTTAACGGAGGCACAGCCTAACGGCGCCCGTGACCGTGAGTAAATTCGCGCGTGATTTTGATGTACCCGCCACGTCATCATGGGCAAAATTTGACACGTGTCATCATTTCCAAATTAGGGTTTCCGGGTCGGCGTTCTCTGGTTCGAGGCAGCTGCTTCGTTTGTGTGGTTCCTTCTCCTTCCTGACATTTTGGCACAAGATTTTTGCAAAATCTCTCTCTCCCTTTCTCTGGGTCTCTCTCGGTCCAATCAAATTTCCACTTCAACTACTTTCCCCCTTTTGCCATGTCTACGCTGCCGCCTCCACTGTTGCACCATACTACTAAATAACTGAGATCTCATAACCTGTAAGTTTTCATCTCCTTGCGTGTTTTGATTTTGTTTGTTAGAGATGTAATATAACTTGCTCGTGTTTCgtttttcttgaaatttgtgTCCTATCGGTGTGTTCTTTTTGGGCAATTTCATCGTGGTGGCAACCAGCAGAGCGATAAATTCTGCCACATCATGCTTCAAGTCACGGAGAAACGGGCACTTTAAAAGCTTCTAGAGTAGTCTTTTCGAGTTTGCGGTTGTTGCGTTCTTAGTTCTAGTTATTTTGATGTCGTTCTAATTGTGGATTAATGGTGAGATTTTATGCTGAATTGCATTTTGCGTTCCCGTTTTGGGATATTTGTGTGTAAACTGTAGCTTCGTAAGTGGTAATTTTCAGTGATCGTTAGTTTAATTTGTTATTTGTCTTTATAGTGTGTTCTACCCTTGATGATTGGTGTTGAagttgtaatttttaaaaattaatttagttgaaTACTTCAGGATCACGGGGATGCTTGTCTTTCAGAATTTTGAGTTGGTTGGAATGGGCTAATATATTTGGAGGCCTACTAGGCTGCTCAGGAACGGAACCGTACCTGGATTTGTGATTTGTTCATCATCATTTCTCGTGTCTGACTGGAGTTGGAATAAATAGCTTATCTTCGAGCATATGGCAGAAGACAGTCCAAGGATTGGTGGGCTTTCTTCTGGACTGGCtgttattttaaatgataatgaTAACAAAGGGAGTTCATCGAAAGGtcgttgtttttcttattgtgaTGAATTCAATCATCAATCCGTGGAGCGGACACTTGAATATGTATTTTGTCTCCCCAACAAGTCCATTGATCCTGTGACTTGTCCAGTTGATACGGCATTTATTCGCTCCATCATAAAGAATAGGTTCTCGGAACTTGCTCATCCAATTGCACCCCATGGTGCGGGAGATGGTATATGTATTGTTGATAATGGTCTGGGATCTAATGTAGTCAGTATTGAGAAAGTCAGTATCTGTGGTGATATTAGGATAGTTAAGCCGCCATTACATGTGGAAAGTTTTTCAATGTTCAGCAGTGCTAGGGCTAATGCTTGTGTCTGGAGTGGAAAATGGATGTACGAAGTTATTTTAGAAACTTCAGGGATACAACAGCTTGGATGGGCAACTCTTGCTTGCCCTTTCACTGACCATGAGGGTGTTGGTGATGCAGATGATTCCTATGCTTTTGATGGGAGAAGAGTTCGCAAATGGAATAAGGAAGCCGAGAGGTATGGTCAGTCTTGGGTCGTTGGTGATGTCATTGGATGTTGTATTGATTTAGATAGAAATGAAATCTTGTTCTATAGGAATGGCATCTCACTTGGGGTGGCATTTTCTGGTATTCGCAAAATGGGTCCTGGTATTGGATATTATCCAGCAATATCTCTATCTCAAGGTGAGAGATGTGAAATAAATTTTGGTGCTCACCCCTTTAAATACCCTATTGATGGCTACTTTCCCCTTCAAGCACCCCCATCAATAAACAGTTTTGCTTCCCATATGTTGAAATGCTTATTGAGGATTTTGGAAGAGAAACGTATAGAATGCCTTGAGATTAACTCCGTTGAGAAATTGAGGAGACTGAAAAGGTTTGTTTCAGTTGAAGAACTATTTCATCCTGTTTCTGTTGGGATTTGTGATGAATTCTTCTCTGCACTTGAAGCTGATGCAAATAGTATTGAGTATATTGGATGGGGACCTTTTTTGTCATTCATGATGGAAGTATTTGGACCACAGCCGCCACACAATTTCTCAAGCTTAGATAGAATTATTGATGTCCTCCTAAGATGTCAAGGCTCTATACCATTATTTGAGCATTTAATAAATGCCCTTTCATGTTGCTGTAAAACATCACCACTAGTTTTAACTGAGTGTCCATACTCTGGATCCTATTCCTATCTTGCATTGGCTTGCCACATCTTCAGACGAGAAGAATTAATGGTGCTTTGGTGGAAGTCAGTTGATTTTGAATCACTCTTTGAAGGTTTTTTATCACGGAAGAATCCAAATAAGCAGGATCTTGAGTATATGATGCCCTCGGTTTGGTGGCCTGGTTCACGTGAGGATGTGTCGTATGAAAGTAGCATGGATTTAACTACTACGGCTCTATCTGAAGCACTCAATGAGGTACTTCTTCAATTCCTCTTTTAAAATCCCTTCTTTTGTAGCAAGAATATGTATGTTAGTATTCATTGGCCTCCATTGTGTTGATGTCTCCTATGTAATCGATATTGCTTTTCAAGTGGAAGAGAAGTCAACTAGAATATGCTTCTTGTGCTCATACTCGAGTACCAAAACTTTGAATTACTACTAAGAAATGATGGATATCCTTTCTGAGATCCGAACTACTTGGTAATTGAATTATAGCCAAACTCATTGATAGAAGGGTGTGGTTATCTGTTCCCTTTCCCTTTGGCTCTCTCTTTTGTGTTAAAGATTGCCATCTCAGTAATTCATCCACCTTTCCTGGCTCCCATTTGCTTCAAGCATTGCAGTATACGTTGTTGGATCTGCTTGTTTTTGAGTAAATTAGGAAGCTATTTGTGCTGTTCACTATTAGAGTGTTTTCTTGGAAAGTGTATCATCCCACCCCTTTCTCTTCTTCATAATCATGTGTCCATGCCACATAGAACTGTTATGAAAATATTGTTAGTTTGCAGTACtgctccttttctttttctcaaccTTATTGCCTATTAATTTTTGTGACGCAAAGAGGTACATAATTTTGCAGGCTCTACAGGGcctaaaattaattgttttttttttctttctttattcttctCTCTGCTTTGTAAGTTAAGTCTAATAGCTGATATGTGGAAATTTTCTCTTGCTATGCTAAAAATAAATGAGGGtccttttattaaaataaaatcaaactctTCAACCTTGtcttgtttcttttcctttcccTACTAAAGCCTAAAAATTGCCAAGTTAGCATTTTAATTCATTCTCTGATCCTTTGTATATAGAGGTAAATTGTTGTAGTCCATGCTTAGTAGTTTGGTCCAAGTTGAATGTGACTTTTTACATGATTGGAATCACATAATCATTTTCTCTTTAACTGGGCACGTGCCCGCATGCTCTGATGTGTGGGACAGAACAAAAATCAAGTAGGCCACACGGGATCTCCAGGCTCATGTCCTGTGGTAGTCAAATGGCACATGTTGGCCAAACTTAAGGTGCTGATGTGGGTGGCAATGGCTAATTGCTATCTCAAAATAACTCGAACATAGATCTTTCTGAGGAAGGAAACATCTTGGGAGGATATCCATTTaacttaaatttcaattttgaatggaatttcCCATGTGGATGACAGAGAAGAAGTTGGAGGCAAGGATTTTAAGAAATATATAGAATTGATTTTAAGGAATATATTGAGTTGAATTCATGGTTTCTTATTTTGTTGCTCTATTATACTGTTATATTTGTTGCTTCGTTGCTTTATTATACTTTTATGGGTGTTGCTGATGTTGATGGAGATCAACTTAAGTTGGGGATTATGCCAGGGTGAACCTATCTCATTCATCAGACTTGCAGCATATTAGTCTAAACACGttattcattttctttcaaattaatttctatcATCTGTCACTGTTAGTTATCATCGAAATGGATGTGTTTGGTTTATCACTTCGTGTGGTCAATATAACCTGCCTCCCTCATTACTCACTGCAGAATCCTTCTTTTGATGGCCTATCTTGACTCTTGAGTAATAAGATATAACTGAGTCATATGCTAGTTTTGGAGATTTATTTAGTCTATTTGCAAATTCTTTTTCGTTTGCAGATTGAGGAGAAGCACAGAGATCTTTGCCGCTTAGTCATTCAGTTCATACCACCCACAACATCCCCCCAGTTGCCAGGTTCAGTATTTAGAGCATTTTTGCAGAACCTATTACTGAAGAACAGAGGAGCTGATCGTAATGCATCCCCTTCTAGAGTTTTAAGCAATTCTATTGTTGTTTCTCTATATGCTGTAATACTTCATTTTTTGTCCGAAGGATTTGGAATGGGCAGTGTTTGTGACTGGTTGAGAAGTAGTGAAAGTGATGGTCCTGATACTGGTTTTTTTCATAGAGGTGGGCAGCGCAGTTTCCCTGTATATTTGTTCTTTAAAGATGAGTCCCATCGAACTGTCACAGCTAGGCTTGGAGGTTCATACAATCATATATCAAAATTACATCCTCGTGATCAAGAAGTTGAAGTAATTCATTGGGAGGAAGGTTGCATGGATGACCATGAGACTAGAGTAACTCATTCCACCAGGCAAAAGCCATGTTGCTGTTCAAGTTATGATGCTGAATGCATGAGGAGTTCAAAGGATCCTATTAAATATGCTATCAGAAATTCTCGTGGAATTCCTATGCACGATAGATCTGCTCATGTAGCTAGTGAATGTAGTGCTGGAAATTTGAATGATGAAATAACTGATAAACCGAGTTCAAGCGAACAATCAGATGCACAGTTTGGATATTGCCCACTGCAGCACGTGAGGATTGTACCAAGAGAGACTAATACATCTTCAGCTACATTAAGAGAAGAAGAACTTTTAGACTTCTTACTTCTCTTTTATCACATGGGACTTGCACCAGATTTTAAGCAGGTATTAGACTGATGGATAATTTTCCTTTATGAAATTGTTTTGGTTGATCTCTCCTCCTTTTTTCCCCCTCTTATAACTTTGTGATTAGATAAGTGATGTATATTTTCCTCTCTAACTTTTGGGTTAGCTAAGCTGTTTGCCTCTCTCTTGTCTTTAAATACTTGACAAAAGGATGTAATTCTCCTCCTTGTTTACGATTTCAAGATTGCTCCCTTTTCCCTTAGTCTTTACTATTCCCTTCCCACGTTATCTCAGAAAGACCATAATGATTCCCCAAAATACACTCCATTCCCCCTTACAATATAATGCCTCTTGGAACTAAGATGCACCTGTTTACTttataatttcataatattataat
The nucleotide sequence above comes from Benincasa hispida cultivar B227 chromosome 3, ASM972705v1, whole genome shotgun sequence. Encoded proteins:
- the LOC120074516 gene encoding E3 ubiquitin-protein ligase RKP isoform X1; amino-acid sequence: MAEDSPRIGGLSSGLAVILNDNDNKGSSSKGRCFSYCDEFNHQSVERTLEYVFCLPNKSIDPVTCPVDTAFIRSIIKNRFSELAHPIAPHGAGDGICIVDNGLGSNVVSIEKVSICGDIRIVKPPLHVESFSMFSSARANACVWSGKWMYEVILETSGIQQLGWATLACPFTDHEGVGDADDSYAFDGRRVRKWNKEAERYGQSWVVGDVIGCCIDLDRNEILFYRNGISLGVAFSGIRKMGPGIGYYPAISLSQGERCEINFGAHPFKYPIDGYFPLQAPPSINSFASHMLKCLLRILEEKRIECLEINSVEKLRRLKRFVSVEELFHPVSVGICDEFFSALEADANSIEYIGWGPFLSFMMEVFGPQPPHNFSSLDRIIDVLLRCQGSIPLFEHLINALSCCCKTSPLVLTECPYSGSYSYLALACHIFRREELMVLWWKSVDFESLFEGFLSRKNPNKQDLEYMMPSVWWPGSREDVSYESSMDLTTTALSEALNEIEEKHRDLCRLVIQFIPPTTSPQLPGSVFRAFLQNLLLKNRGADRNASPSRVLSNSIVVSLYAVILHFLSEGFGMGSVCDWLRSSESDGPDTGFFHRGGQRSFPVYLFFKDESHRTVTARLGGSYNHISKLHPRDQEVEVIHWEEGCMDDHETRVTHSTRQKPCCCSSYDAECMRSSKDPIKYAIRNSRGIPMHDRSAHVASECSAGNLNDEITDKPSSSEQSDAQFGYCPLQHVRIVPRETNTSSATLREEELLDFLLLFYHMGLAPDFKQASHYMSHQSQLIALLEETDKQIRERACREQIKRLKEARSTYRDEVIDCVRNCAWNRISLFSPWKQRGMYAMCMWTVQLLLVLSKMDSMFIYVPEFYVEALVDCFHVLRKGDPPFVPSTIFLKQGLASFVTFVVTHFNDPRISSADLKDLLLQSISVLVQYKEYLVTFESNEAATQKLPKSLLTAFDNRSWIPVTNILLRLCKGSGFGSSKHGESSSSSIIFQTLLREACVMDEGLFSSFLNRLFNTLSWTMTEFSVSIREMQEKYQVIDSQQRKCSVIFDLSCNLARVLEFFTREIPQAFLLGSDTNLRRLTELVLFVLNHVTSAADAEFFDLSLRRNGQSLEKVNRGMILAPLVGIILNLWDASAELKYKEYNDVVGIFASMECLNTVNCGFRLLLDYNWVSAPSLFLYIDFLQAGSFRGDGYVTQLERLENFLSLLLYRMESLALDNSAFSDQTDASDSICCICYASEADACFKPCSHRSCYGCISRHLLNCQRCFFCNAAVEDVIRAGTN
- the LOC120074516 gene encoding E3 ubiquitin-protein ligase RKP isoform X2; translated protein: MAEDSPRIGGLSSGLAVILNDNDNKGSSSKGRCFSYCDEFNHQSVERTLEYVFCLPNKSIDPVTCPVDTAFIRSIIKNRFSELAHPIAPHGAGDGICIVDNGLGSNVVSIEKVSICGDIRIVKPPLHVESFSMFSSARANACVWSGKWMYEVILETSGIQQLGWATLACPFTDHEGVGDADDSYAFDGRRVRKWNKEAERYGQSWVVGDVIGCCIDLDRNEILFYRNGISLGVAFSGIRKMGPGIGYYPAISLSQGERCEINFGAHPFKYPIDGYFPLQAPPSINSFASHMLKCLLRILEEKRIECLEINSVEKLRRLKRFVSVEELFHPVSVGICDEFFSALEADANSIEYIGWGPFLSFMMEVFGPQPPHNFSSLDRIIDVLLRCQGSIPLFEHLINALSCCCKTSPLVLTECPYSGSYSYLALACHIFRREELMVLWWKSVDFESLFEGFLSRKNPNKQDLEYMMPSVWWPGSREDVSYESSMDLTTTALSEALNEIEEKHRDLCRLVIQFIPPTTSPQLPGSVFRAFLQNLLLKNRGADRNASPSRVLSNSIVVSLYAVILHFLSEGFGMGSVCDWLRSSESDGPDTGFFHRGGQRSFPVYLFFKDESHRTVTARLGGSYNHISKLHPRDQEVEVIHWEEGCMDDHETRVTHSTRQKPCCCSSYDAECMRSSKDPIKYAIRNSRGIPMHDRSAHVASECSAGNLNDEITDKPSSSEQSDAQFGYCPLQHVRIVPRETNTSSATLREEELLDFLLLFYHMGLAPDFKQASHYMSHQSQLIALLEETDKQIRERACREQIKRLKEARSTYRDEVIDCVRNCAWNRISLFSPWKQRGMYAMCMWTVQLLLVLSKMDSMFIYVPEFYVEALVDCFHVLRKGDPPFVPSTIFLKQGLASFVTFVVTHFNDPRISSADLKDLLLQSISVLVQYKEYLVTFESNEAATQKLPKSLLTAFDNRSWIPVTNILLRLCKGSGFGSSKHGESSSSSIIFQTLLREACVMDEGLFSSFLNRLFNTLSWTMTEFSVSIREMQEKYQVIDSQQRKCSVIFDLSCNLARVLEFFTREIPQAFLLGSDTNLRRLTELVLFVLNHVTSAADAEFFDLSLRRNGQSLEKVNRGMILAPLVGIILNLWDASAELKYKEYNDVVGIFASMECLNTVNCGFRLLLDYNWAGSFRGDGYVTQLERLENFLSLLLYRMESLALDNSAFSDQTDASDSICCICYASEADACFKPCSHRSCYGCISRHLLNCQRCFFCNAAVEDVIRAGTN
- the LOC120074516 gene encoding E3 ubiquitin-protein ligase RKP isoform X3; protein product: MAEDSPRIGGLSSGLAVILNDNDNKGSSSKGRCFSYCDEFNHQSVERTLEYVFCLPNKSIDPVTCPVDTAFIRSIIKNRFSELAHPIAPHGAGDGICIVDNGLGSNVVSIEKVSICGDIRIVKPPLHVESFSMFSSARANACVWSGKWMYEVILETSGIQQLGWATLACPFTDHEGVGDADDSYAFDGRRVRKWNKEAERYGQSWVVGDVIGCCIDLDRNEILFYRNGISLGVAFSGIRKMGPGIGYYPAISLSQGERCEINFGAHPFKYPIDGYFPLQAPPSINSFASHMLKCLLRILEEKRIECLEINSVEKLRRLKRFVSVEELFHPVSVGICDEFFSALEADANSIEYIGWGPFLSFMMEVFGPQPPHNFSSLDRIIDVLLRCQGSIPLFEHLINALSCCCKTSPLVLTECPYSGSYSYLALACHIFRREELMVLWWKSVDFESLFEGFLSRKNPNKQDLEYMMPSVWWPGSREDVSYESSMDLTTTALSEALNEIEEKHRDLCRLVIQFIPPTTSPQLPGSVFRAFLQNLLLKNRGADRFGMGSVCDWLRSSESDGPDTGFFHRGGQRSFPVYLFFKDESHRTVTARLGGSYNHISKLHPRDQEVEVIHWEEGCMDDHETRVTHSTRQKPCCCSSYDAECMRSSKDPIKYAIRNSRGIPMHDRSAHVASECSAGNLNDEITDKPSSSEQSDAQFGYCPLQHVRIVPRETNTSSATLREEELLDFLLLFYHMGLAPDFKQASHYMSHQSQLIALLEETDKQIRERACREQIKRLKEARSTYRDEVIDCVRNCAWNRISLFSPWKQRGMYAMCMWTVQLLLVLSKMDSMFIYVPEFYVEALVDCFHVLRKGDPPFVPSTIFLKQGLASFVTFVVTHFNDPRISSADLKDLLLQSISVLVQYKEYLVTFESNEAATQKLPKSLLTAFDNRSWIPVTNILLRLCKGSGFGSSKHGESSSSSIIFQTLLREACVMDEGLFSSFLNRLFNTLSWTMTEFSVSIREMQEKYQVIDSQQRKCSVIFDLSCNLARVLEFFTREIPQAFLLGSDTNLRRLTELVLFVLNHVTSAADAEFFDLSLRRNGQSLEKVNRGMILAPLVGIILNLWDASAELKYKEYNDVVGIFASMECLNTVNCGFRLLLDYNWVSAPSLFLYIDFLQAGSFRGDGYVTQLERLENFLSLLLYRMESLALDNSAFSDQTDASDSICCICYASEADACFKPCSHRSCYGCISRHLLNCQRCFFCNAAVEDVIRAGTN